The genomic segment TTAAAAATAAACTTTCCTATTTTGATTTTATCTAATTCATAGCGAAGATTTCTCCAGGTCATCTTTGTAGCATTTTCTGCAACCCTAACTAATAATAAAGCTAGCCATGATAGTAATACATGGGCTCTGATTCTCTCTTCTAATCGATGATATACCGGTCTTATCTCTAAGTTATTTTTTAGTGTCCGGAAAGAGTCTTCTATCTCTATCTATTCTGAAAATAAACTTTGGTGAGCTGAAAGGTAAATTAATCAAAAAAATAGTTAGTTTAACCAATTATTGAAACAGACTATCAAAATATTGAAAAAATAAGCAAAAACAAAGTTTAATTTTCATTCTCAGTTGGTGATGCGAAAGCATCATGAGGGTCTATAAGCTGTTTATATCCTAAAGCTACATTTTCATCTGAAAGGGTATTATCTGATGTGGTAATTAAATATTTGCCGTCAAATTTTTCTTCTTCTCTGACCTTCATCCTGTTAAGCTTTAAGCGACCATCTTTTAATTGCCTGATATACTTGCCATAGGTAGGATGAGACCCTAAGTTACACATAGCTTTAGTATGTGTTTTACCGGATAATTGTCTTAGAAACTTTAACTGGCTTTCTATTTCTTTGATAATCTGTTCTCTTTGTTCTTTCTGCCTTTTGGCTTCTAAAGGATTATAGGCTAAAACATAACGCTTTTTTGCTTCACCATCACCAACTATGATTTCTTTTATCTCAAGGTTATCTTTAATCTTTTGATAACGTCCTGAACGGGCCAGGGCTTCTTTTACTTCTTTCTTGCAGGAGCGAAGTTTTTTTCCCATTATGTAATGGCCACCTGCTCTCTGTAAATAGCGTTTGTTTTCATTTGAAGCAAACACTGAAATGACTCGACCTAATTTCCAGCCCACCAGGTCATCTTTAACTTCCTGAATAACAGATATATCAGAAGTATTACCAGGCCAGACCCAGCTTTTAATAGGAGTACCATCTCGAGTGACAGCTAAACCTATAACCATTTGGACTAAATCAGGCCTTTTATCCTTTTCGGGTACCTCGTCTGGTTGAACTTCAAAATAACTGGAGGTGGTATTAAAAAAGAGGAGATTTACTTCCAGATTTAATGAATGAGCAACTGAATTAAATACCTGTTTTTCCAGTTCATCTTTTACCTCTAAAAGAAAATCATAGATTATGTATTTTTACCGATTCCAATCCGGGGATAAAAACATCATCAGCTACCCATTGCTCTATAGTCAGCTTACTGGAAGGATTCAAGGCCCGGTTGGCAACTATGGTAAAAATTAAACGTTCTATATCAACTTCATAGTTTCTGTTTTTAAGCAGTTTAGCAATAATGGCATCAAAACGGAAGAATCGCCAAAGTTGATTCAGCGCCCAAACACCACCAAATTTTTTGGCAAGGACAAAAGAAAACTCAGTTGCTTTGGTAATTTTATCTTTAGCAAACATTGCCTTTTCAGGATTCAGGTAACGGTTAATGCTATCTACCAGACGTTTTAAAACCTTTTGGTCTAATTGATCCTCCCTTCCAAAAGAGTAGATAACTTTAGTTTTGGAATAACCGGTTTCTGGATCCCAGTAATTATGGCAAAGCTGGAGATATGAAACTTTAGTACCGTCAACGAGTTTAGAAGTAGTTTTTTTTTCAGATACATAGTAGCTATCTTATATCATAAAATATCATTAATGTGAAGTAAAAAATATGTTTTATTGTACCTATGAGATTTTGAGATTTTAAAATGAGGATTATTGATATTTCGGCAATCTTACTTCAAAATTATTTTGAAAGTACCTATTTACTGTCGAACTCGAGTATATTTTGAGAAGAAAAAATATAATTTTTCTTGGCTCTCCGTCAAATGTTGTGAAAGATAAGTTGGCTCCGTTGAATTGATTGGTAAATTGATTTTGAAATAAACATTTAAATTTAATAACTTAACATTGCATTAAATACTCTTCTCCTTAGATTCATAACATTTGGAACACCATATCCAATCCTTTTGATCAATTTAATCTTGTTATTGATACCCTCAGCAAAGCCATTGGTTATCTTATTCTTAAAATAATTTAGTATTTTTTCTTCCCATCTTTGTATTATCTTTTTTACCTGGTAAAAAGGCATCAGCTTGCTTTTTATTATTTCTTTATACCACCTTTTTAGAGCTCTGGTGGCTTCTTTCACATCATCTAGCTGCAATAGGTCTCTGAATTCCTCTTTTAATTCCCAGGCCTTTTCTAGAGCTGGACTGAGTTCAAATAATTTGATGAGCTTTTCATGTTCTTCATCTGTCAATTCTTCAGCTCGTTTTTGGAGTAATAAACGAATTTGAAAAAACTTTCTTCTCTGATGATTATTTACTGTTTGTTGAACTTGTTTTCTAACTTCATCAAGGGCTCTGTTCATTAAAGTTACAAGATGAAATTTATCTATAACAATTTTTGCATGAGTAAATGCTGCATCTGCTACTGCTTTGAACGGCCGCCACATATCCATAGAGATCGATTGAATCTGTCGTCTTTGTTCATCTTCCCAACAATTAAAGTAGTCAATTAAATCATCCTTTTTGCGAGTAGGTAAAATGTCAATTAACTCCCGATTAATTGGATCTGTAATGCTAACTCCATATTTATGGCGTTTTAAAACTGCAAATTCATCGATACTGATGGCTTTTAATTGACTAAGTTTTGAAACTTGTTGTTTAATGAGAGGGTCAACTACTTTTTTAACTGCATTATTAACAGCTGTATAACTTAACCCGTTTTCTCTAGCAACTTTAGAATAATCCTTGCTGACAGTTTCTTTAGCAAGATATTTATCAAAGCGTTTGGTATTACGGGCATATTTATCAATACTTTCATATTTTTCAGGGATACCCCTCTTATGACAATAAGGACAACGATATCTTTTCTTTAGAAGTCTAATGATTACTAGTTTACCTCTTATGGGGATGTCTCTAATATTTTGCCATTTTGTATCATGGATTTTATTAGTGATATTACCACACTGAGGACACACAATGTGATTTTTCTTTGCTTCAGCGATAAAAATATATCTGTCCTCCGTTGAAATAATTTCAGTTGCAATAATGTCTGGCAAATCAAGAAATTTTATGATATTATTATATTGCATTTGCTGGACTCCTTTCTTTGGTTTTTAGTTCGCAACTAATTAATTCAACGGAGCCAGCAAATGCCTTTTTATTTTTTATAATTTTTTCTTCACAACATTAATTATAGACCCTTTTTCTTCTTAAATGATTTAAAATATAGTTGAAATTGTTTTAAACGTATGGTAACTTTAATAAAAATAAAATGATGTATTCAATGATTAAGCTATAAAAAGCTAATTTGATGATATCAAGAATTTTGTGTAAATAAATTTTTAAGATTCATAATGCTCTTTGAAAAGTTGTTGTAATTGTTCTTTAGCACTTAAAAAACCTTTCATTTTTCTATTACTCCATTTGGCATTATAGTCAATAACTTTCAAATAAATAATCTTCTCAGCGTGGTTGGTTTGCAGTTTGGTCTTTTGCTTGGAGGTGCTGTTTTAACTGAAACTATTTTCTCATGGCCCGGAATTGGAAAGCTTTCCTATGATGCTATTATGGCACGGGATTTTCCTCTTGTGCAGGGAGCAGTTTTAGTTATTTCAATGAGTTTTGTTTTTATAAATTTGATTGTAGATATTACTTATTCTTTTATTGATCCTAGGATTCACTATAGTTAGCCGGTAGGAGAGGAGGGCGTAGTATGGTAAAGAAGAAAGATAAAGTTTCAGATAACCTCTGGAAAAATGCCTGGAAACGGCTTTTGAAAAATAGGGCAGCTGTTTTGGGAATGGTTATTATCGCACTGATTGTATTTTCTGCGATTTTTGCACCGTATATAGCACCCTATGATCCAATAAAGCAGAATATACTGGCCCGGTATAAACCACCTTCTG from the Anoxybacter fermentans genome contains:
- a CDS encoding ISL3 family transposase — encoded protein: MQYNNIIKFLDLPDIIATEIISTEDRYIFIAEAKKNHIVCPQCGNITNKIHDTKWQNIRDIPIRGKLVIIRLLKKRYRCPYCHKRGIPEKYESIDKYARNTKRFDKYLAKETVSKDYSKVARENGLSYTAVNNAVKKVVDPLIKQQVSKLSQLKAISIDEFAVLKRHKYGVSITDPINRELIDILPTRKKDDLIDYFNCWEDEQRRQIQSISMDMWRPFKAVADAAFTHAKIVIDKFHLVTLMNRALDEVRKQVQQTVNNHQRRKFFQIRLLLQKRAEELTDEEHEKLIKLFELSPALEKAWELKEEFRDLLQLDDVKEATRALKRWYKEIIKSKLMPFYQVKKIIQRWEEKILNYFKNKITNGFAEGINNKIKLIKRIGYGVPNVMNLRRRVFNAMLSY